The Engystomops pustulosus chromosome 9, aEngPut4.maternal, whole genome shotgun sequence genome includes a window with the following:
- the SLC25A5 gene encoding ADP/ATP translocase 2, translating to MTDAAISFAKDFLAGGVAAAISKTAVAPIERVKLLLQVQHASKQITADKQYKGIMDCVVRIPKEQGFLSFWRGNLANVIRYFPTQALNFAFKDKYKKIFLDGVDKRTQFWRYFAGNLASGGAAGATSLCFVYPLDFARTRLAADVGKAGADREFKGLGDCLVKIFRSDGLKGLYQGFNVSVQGIIIYRAAYFGIYDTAKGMLPDPKNTHIIVSWMIAQTVTAVAGFVSYPFDTVRRRMMMQSGRKGTDIMYTGTMDCWRKIARDEGSKAFFKGAWSNVLRGMGGAFVLVLYDELKKVI from the exons ATGACCGACGCAGCTATCTCCTTCGCCAAGGACTTCTTGGCCGGCGGTGTGGCCGCTGCTATATCCAAGACCGCTGTAGCACCCATTGAAAGAGTCAAGCTGCTGCTGCAG GTCCAACATGCAAGCAAACAGATCACAGCTGACAAGCAATACAAAGGAATCATGGACTGCGTGGTCCGTATCCCCAAGGAACAAGGTTTCCTGTCCTTCTGGCGTGGTAACCTTGCCAACGTGATCAGATATTTCCCAACCCAGGCCCTGAACTTCGCTTTCAAAGACAAGTACAAGAAGATCTTCCTTGATGGTGTTGACAAGAGGACCCAGTTCTGGCGTTACTTTGCTGGAAACCTGGCATCTGGTGGTGCCGCTGGTGCAACCTCTCTGTGCTTCGTCTACCCACTTGACTTTGCCAGAACACGTCTTGCTGCTGATGTAGGCAAAGCCGGTGCTGATAGAGAATTCAAGGGTCTCGGAGACTGCTTGGTAAAGATCTTCAGATCCGATGGGCTTAAAGGCCTGTACCAGGGCTTCAATGTGTCTGTCCAGGGCATCATCATCTACAGAGCTGCCTATTTTGGAATCTACGACACAGCTAAAG GTATGCTTCCAGATCCTAAGAACACACACATCATCGTCAGCTGGATGATCGCTCAGACTGTAACAGCCGTGGCAGGTTTCGTCTCCTACCCATTCGACACAGTCCGTCGTCGTATGATGATGCAGTCTGGAAGGAAAGGAA CTGATATCATGTACACTGGCACCATGGACTGCTGGAGGAAGATTGCACGTGATGAGGGCTCAAAGGCTTTCTTCAAGGGTGCTTGGTCCAACGTGCTGAGAGGAATGGGTGGCGCTTTTGTGCTAGTCTTGTACGATGAGCTGAAGAAGGTCATCTAA